The DNA region GAAATGTAGAAAACTGCGTGGAAAGTTTGCATATCAGAAGATGGCAAATTTACCCCCTGACCGTCTCGAGCCAGGTCCACCATTCACGTACGTCGGCCTAGATACGTTTGGCCCCTGGGAAGTAGTAACCAGGAAGACAAGAGGTGGGGCTGCTAATGCCAAAAGATGGGCCATTCTCTTTACATGCATGGTTAGCAGAGGAATACATATTGAGGTCGTTGAGGAGATGTCCTCGTCATCATTTATTAATGCCTTCAAACGCTTTGTTGCCATCAGAGGTAAAGTCAAGCAGATACGCTCTGACAGGGGGACAAATTTCGTTGGCGCCACGGATGATCTTCACATCAACGCGGTAAATGTTGAGGATGGACCCGTGAAAGAGTATCTGTACAAAAGTGGAGTTGTATGGCTATTCAATCCACCTCACTCCTCTCATTTTGGAGGTGTATGGGAACGCCTCATTGGAGTGACCAGGCGCGTCCTTGATTCCATGCTGTTGGAAATACCACCAGGAAGTTTGACGCATGAAATACTTACCACGTTTCTTGCAGAAGCATCGGCCATCGTGAACAGTCGTCCGTTGGTACCGGTGTCAACCGATCCTGAGGATCCTCTTCCTTTGAGTCCTTCGTTAATCCTGACTCATAAACCAGACAATACAGTTGATTATATACCCACCGATGGTAAGGACCTCTTACGTTCCCAGTGGAGGAGAGTGCAACATTTGGCTGACACCTTTTGGAAAAGATGGAGAACCCAGTACCTTCAGACATTGCAAAATTACAGGAAATGGAAACAAGAAAAGCGGAACTTGGTCATTGGAGATGTGATCTTGCTAAAAGACAATTCGGTGACCCGTAACTCGTGGCCCCTTGGAAGAGTCGTCAGAGTGTTCCCGAGCACTGATGGACGAGTACGCAAAGCAGAAATTTGTGTAGTGTATCGCGACGGACACTCCACAACGTTTGTCCGACCTGTAACCGAACTGGTCGTTTTGATCCAAAATGAATGAACTGTTTTGCATTAACTTGGTACTGTTTGTATATTTGAAACTCAGTTGATTTGAATTATTGCATAGTGATGTTTGTAACATCAGGCGGGGAGTGTGTTGCCTTTGTTTtttaagagttatctttcttttcatttgttggagttattgcccttgttaGGAAAGTCTCGTCAGCCATGTTTGCTGATCGTTGTTTGTAGTTCGAGGCAATTGTGGCCTACCACAGTCTTTTTACCTTACACAATAAAGGTTATACTACTGTCTCCAGGACAGCACATGGAGGTACTTTAAATGTTAGAGCATTTTTGTAGTATGGTTGGGGAATATTTTTCTCTGAGCTGACCATGAATGATATGAGAGGACAGGGAACAGTTTCTTGTCAAGAGTTTGGCCATGGGAAATAATCGTACTAAGCAGGCTAGGGTCTAAAATTTGGTTGACGATACTGACTCTGTAGATCACAAGGAAAGCATTCAAGACCCCAGTAGAAACAATTCGCATGAAATGCCAACAGATATATCATTCAGGTTGGTATCTCAGTTATCACAGAATCTAAAAGTCATGGTTTTTTGCGATAATCAATTTGATATTGAGACCATTTTCTTTAAGATTCAccgtatttttttaatgataaaaaccgTTGTTATTTCATCTCATTTATAATAACAGTCGTATAGTGTCATATCTTAAATTAAACTtcaggtttcttttttttttaaatgttataaataGTTTCACTTTGATTTCAGAGATCATCATTTTGATACACAACTTCGGAAACGCGTTTGTGGAAAGAGTAAGGAGGGAACAGTTATGAGAACGAAATTCGTTACAGAAGGGATCTCTGGGTGTTCGCTGTGAAAAAGCACGTTGTGCTAAACCAAAAATCTTACCGACTGTCAAAATGGGATTATTGTAATTTCATGTTGCTTTtataaaattgcacaacttcATCTATTGTAAAAATATGAGTCTATAATAAATTGCTACAAGCTTTATTGTAGAataccattgaaaatttcaaacagAACAGGTAAAATCTGTATGTAAATACTGTAgtttccttattttacacgagtacttaattccgcgattctaCGGTTTAGCATGAAATCGCGAGTATGTAAAATCGCGACTGCGGAATTTTTTCATATTCCAAATAGTTTACatctgtacaaaaattaaagaGAGATTTTGAAATCCGCAAGATGTGCTtatcgcgattttacgcggatattaatttctcgcgtttaattaggaatttacagtaaacaaATCTAATTGCAAGTTATAACGAAAGTTTACATCtccttttattttaaagaagagCTTATATTCCTATCAATAAAAGAACAAAATGTCAAATTCAGACTGATTTGCACATTCTTTTATGTCGATATAGGTTTGTTTGATGCCTAAACGATCTACAACAAGGGCATCTGTAATTTTTTTGCCAGTATGGGTTGTCATATGATCCTTATGCTCCTGTTTTTTTTCTTGGCCACAGCCAACAAATTTCACATGTAAACTGGGGGGCTCCATGGCTTTTCATGTGTCGAttcaaatttgcttttattgCAAACTTTTTCCATAGTAATCACATGCAAATGTTTTTTCTTCATCATGCACTGCACATCTGTgaagtttaaaagaaaacacatattACTATAGAAAATGATAGATATAAACGTTTAATATTCATccataaattattatgaaatgtccCAAACGACATTCAGTAAGATAGCAACGCCAGCGCTGTGCCCACACCTAACCTCTCTCGCTAGAACTaaattctctctttctctctctctcataaataaGAGAACAAACTGACGACTCTGTAACAAAACGCACTTACTTCATAATAAAAATTAGATTTACATAGTTGTACAcattatttcaatgttttaagTCAAATATCGGCacaaaatattcttatctttGTCTTTTGAGATTAGCTTTGCTGCAAAATCTCTTGGAGCAACACACGTGTGGTGCCTTCCCTACGTGTCCCTTTTCATGATAATATTAAGCAGATCTACTCTTGAATTCTTTTCCAAAAAACTTGCAGAGTCTATTATCAATTGTaaccttcaaaatatataaacaagcaCAATTCTgacatacatattttaaatcGATCGTGGAACTGATCTTTACTATTTCGTATCGTGGTTAcctatcatattaaacaaactAACTTCGTACGTGTTTTTCATATCATGCATTCAAATTCTAAGTATATTGAGCATCTCCACTCCAAAGAGGGTAAAGTATGTGTACTTTTCACGTTATTAAACACCTTGAATTTGATTGAATTGGAAATAAATTGTCATTCAGGTTATGATCGTGGAAACTATCCCGTGAAATGTTGATCGAGCTGGAGATTGTGCACGAATGTTCTAGCAGTACGCACAAAACTACGATATTCTGAGAATAACAAAGTATCCATTGCTAAAATTATTACACTTTGGTGAAGGTAAAACGATTAAAAACATACAGGAAAGTGTTACTTACCATTCAAAATTTCCCTCAGGTGCAACTCAAAATCGCCATTTTTACGTGGAATTGATCATACGCGTATCACGTGATCCGCCACCGTGTATGTGCACTCTCTGGTGGTGTCATAGAgtgatgtaaacatttatgtctATTACgtcatcaaacaaaatgacgAGTTCGGTGATAAAGCAGACGTCTTGCACAAGTGTCGATACTGTCAACGAACAAGCCCAGGCTTTGGCTTTATTAGATGCAGGAATCAGTGTGAAAGATGTGGCTAAACAACTGTGTAAAAGTGAGCGATGGGTAACAAAGTGGAGACGCAGGCGAGAGCAAAATAAACAGCTCACCGACCAACCGAGATCGGGCCGACCGTCGAAAATAGTAGGCGTAGTTAAAAGGAAAGTCGAGAACATAAAATACAAAAGAGGAAAATCAACAAGAAAATGCAGCAAGGAACTCAAGAACTCGGGCTTTAATGTAAGTCATGTGactgtgtttaattatttacggAAAGTAAAAAAATGGAAGGCATTTAAGCGATCAAGAAATCAGCTTCTGACGAAAACACAACGacaaaaaagattgaaatttgCTCGTGATCACAAGCACTTGACAGCTGAAGACTGGGAGAACTACATCTTCAGTGACGAATCTTCAAAATATCTGTTTCATGTTCCGAACCGACAAGACGATGTTGTGTGGGGGTCCCAGTCAGATGAGGTACCCGACGTCAGCTGCGTCAAGTCAAGCGCCAAAGTCATGATCTGGGGTGCAATGGGAGTAATTGGTTTGTCAAAGCTACACATTGTTCCATCCGGCAAAACTATAAATGCAAGATATTATGTAgataaaattcttcaaaaagAACTTAAATCTGCACTGAATCGACAAAAAAACACTGGCAGGATTGATGAACGAAAGTTGGTTCAATATCCAGGACACGCTACGTTTGTTCAAGATGGTGCGACACCTCACACTGCCCTAGTAACACAGAATTGGTGTAAAGATAATTTACCAAACTTTATTTCGAAAGAAGAATGGCCGGGCAATTCCCCAGATCTAAACTGCATAGAAAATCTCTGGAGTATTCTGGACAGTGAGGCCTACAAGGATCCGCGCCCGACATCCATGGACCAATTACGCCGCCGTCTTCAACGAGCATGGAGGGAGATACCTCAGAAAcatttgatttctttaattCATTCAATGCCAAACAGAATTAAAAATGTACTGAAAAACAAAGGTGGTCTATCTggttattaaaaatcaaaaaacttACAAACGAGTTGTTTATTAATGAATCTAGGCTAAAGTAAATCACGGAACTTTCTTAACACCCTTTACATCTATACATTTGTACATACAGTGAGTTTACCATTCATCGGACACATAATTTGGACTGGACAAAATTAACGAAGTCAGATACGCCAtcattaaacttttatttacaatgattttttacaaacaggtaatttgaattttgtgaaTTGGAATGTGAATTAATAAATGTGCTTTACCTACCACAGAAACTAGTGTTGGAACAAATTTTGATGAATTAATTTTGCCATGCAATGATCGGACACAACAAATTCACCATGCATGGGGCAATTTTCAGtgcatatctttttaataataaatatgtgAGATGCCAATTCTTTATgatataacttttaaaatacatacatgtagcgaaatgaattttttaaaaaaatattgaagcaAACATTGCTCATTCGACTACTTAAAATCCGCATCTTTTTAAATCCAAAGTACTGTAGGTGCTGGCACAATAATCttataaaaatatcacatgtAATAAACACGGCCCCTCACTATATACTAGTAATTTGATAAACTGTTAGATTGAAGTATTTCTAGTTGAAATGGCTATATATTATTAGTTACATAGTCATGTAGTGACCTGCTTCGCCTCGCCAGGTATGATATTTACTAACCAGGTATCATCTTGTACCCGGTCACTACATGACTATGTAACGATTATATCAGTAATATTACCGACTGACTTTGTGTAAATGACATAAagataataaaacaatgaaaattaagcgttttataacaaaattacaaGTTTCAATTTGGGTACAAAacctgacgtcacaatacattTCATTTGAGATCCAAactaatttcattgtttttttgtttcctaAACTTTTGTCTTACAAAAATTtctgtttgaaaaatgttttgtactTTCAGACAGTGAAATGAGcgcttaaaaataaaataccaggaaagctgacttgaagggaaatttaaagtttcaaaaaatcttcaaaatcctaatccgggggggggggggggggggaggggggggttaGACAAAACTCTTAACTATACTTcccaaaaaaattttcttccctaccaaaatttttttaactacaaatcatgaaattcctaatccgtgtggggggggggggggggaagtaacttcaatttgactcctcatttccttattttcatatcaattttttacttacttccaaaaaagtggggggggggggggggcaactccgttataattcattttttaatatgtaaatttaaaaaaattggttgctgcgagaaaaagtggggggggggggggggggccctgatgctacgtgcctgtacaGTATTAGTACTATACATTGTACTTTTAAGATTTGTAATTGAAAACTGAGAGACGTCCATCAATGTCTCCCACCCACAGTGTGGATTTGTACAGAGCCACGGACATGGGGTGTTGGACTTCCTTCTCTGTCAGTAAGAACTTCATAAACTCGCCATCAGGACCCAGGAGATGAATTGAGCTGTACGTGACGTCACTGACCAGAAGGTTGCAGTGACTGTCACAGACCACATCAGATAGTAAACATATCTTGGTCGGGTCCTGCCCACGATAGACGGACCTCAGGGCTCCGGAGAAAGTTAAAATAACCAATTCACTTGTATCACCACTAGTCCAGTTCACTACGCAGATATCAGTGTTATAATTCTGTCTGACTTTGTATGGTACAGTAAATAACCTGGTCCGACCGTCTGCGTTGTATTTATACTCGCGGATGACGTCACCATTGGGTGTCACGTGTCTGACCAAACGTCTGTTCTGTGGGCCCAGTTGATATCTATCTCGCTCACTATCCCTCAATGTGACCAGCAGTCCCCCTTCTTTTGAGTAACATATTCCCTCTGGTATTAGTGGACCAGTACTAAATGCTGTCGAGACTGATCCCGTTGTTCCTAGCCGTTCAATGGATTTGCTTCTCTCATTCGTGAAATAAACATCACCATTTTCAGCTACACATACATCGTTTACATTTAGATTCAATTTTTCTCTCTCCTTATTTCTCAAGTTAACTcgttcaatgtacatgtactctgaGGCCAATTCCCCTACAATGTATGTGTCTTCAGTGATTGCCTCTAAGACATATATCGGTTTATATCCATATTGAAATGATTTCTTTTCGATAACCTCAACAGCAATGCTATCTAAATCAAATGTTTGTCCCATCAGAGACTCCAGGGACCCCTCGTCGATCATTCCTTCTCTGTATCTAAGTAGATGACCCCCTCTTTGTATATTACAGTCTCTGATCAGAGTAAGGCTGGCCAAGTTTCTGAGATTGTCCATCAAACTAAAGTCAGACATGGTAGAGTGCCTCTcttccaaaaattttaaaagttctaaTACTTGTTTCTTCTTCATTTCCAAATCTTCTTTTTCCTTACTCGTTTCAAAATTATTACTTCTCAGATTGTCTCTCAATGTTTTCTCGTGGctcattttcaattcattaagTTTAGAAATTACCCTGTCATAATGTTTCTGAAGCTTTGAAACCTCAAAATCACATTGATTTTGGTTTGCTTCTGTTTGTTTGGCTGCGTTCTGTATCTTCTTGTCCATCTCTTTGACATTCGTCTCCCTTATCGTACACAGATACTCCTTTAGCTGCCTTCTCCTTAAGCTAGCTGCTGACGTTATGGTGTTCCAGTCGTGATCTTTGTGTTCTGTTTTGGCACATTTGGAACAAATAAATTCACCGCAATCCTCACATTCTATGTCTATTATTAAATTGTGTTTGTCACACGTTGGGATATGCTCCTGCGGAGATCCCAGTGAATTTTTCGGAGCACTGGCCGCcatgttttattgaaaaggTTCACAACTTCCTATTTTTATGATAGGTCACATTGTCGAGCGGAAAAGTACGGAAGCTTATTGAGGCCAGTtcagtaaattaattaatttatattgcattaaatcgcaatagttattgcgttttaatgcaatcttttgcgtttattcgcaTTGTATTATGCGTTTAAATGCAAAAGATTGCGATAAAACGCAAAAAgtattgcgattaaacgcaaagtggattgcgtttaaacgcaaagttttgcgtttaaacgcaatgtGCAAtgtattgcgtttaatcgcaaaaatattgcatttaaacgcaaaacaaatattgcgtttaaacgcaaagctGTTGTTGCGTTTAAACGAAATAtattttgcgaataaacgcaaaagtttttgcgattaaacgcaataatttttgtgataaaacgcaataattttgcgattaaatgcaatgattttgcgattaaacgcaatgatTTTTGCGTTAAATCGCAATTTATTCATTTGCTTATGTATACACTTAAGTATATGTACCAAGTGCGTAATTTGATGACAACACTTGACACATCACAAAGACTCAATTTCTGGTTTTCACTTATAATAACTTATAATGAAATAGTAAGTTAAAGCATCAGGCACTTCTAAGCAAACGGATCCTCAAAAAAAGGATCGCGCTATAAATACATACAAGAGAGAGAATATGTATTCGCTTATATTTGTTTCCAAATTCTTCCTTAGAGATGACATGCAAAATGGCAATTGATGGATGCACCAGTGATGTTTGCTTGCCGGATACTTGGTATCTAGACTGTGAGAAACAGTTGAATTGCAAACAACGGAAAAGACTCCTTCGCAAAGAGCATTATGCCAAGGGgctagctgcagatctgtagctctctggttgaaaaaattcggatagacaaaccagagagctacagttccaagcgttaTAAAAGcctccgatttacgccgccgtttttgtgtcgctcgcttcgggaattatatccgactttaaaaacattcaaccgcctaaaaaattggatttattaattaaacatatagtttaccctaactctgctaactttgttttcctttcaattgttcacaacggccatccttcgccttggaatgtcatcgttttaaaaaactcgccttatgacaaccatgtttacctagtagcgagatctcgggtgcgtcgatttacccaaatggacccaaatgaacccaaatggacccaaatggcgattaaagtggaaaactattataataaaatccttattactaatattatcACTTGTTTTAGTCATTTCGTGGGGTTGTTAGCCGTTATTAAGTAAAATAaagacccaaatggcgattcaagcggaaaataattataataaaatcctcataatttagggaaatttggaaaaataaaagccgaagTTCCATAAcaataattagaattattttaaaaagttgttttatttttatataatatatatatttatatcatttgaatataattacatacattatatacttttacaaatcgagataaaatgctcatctttatttttcaaaaacaatttttaaagatatactgaaataattttaattattgtttgaatcgccatttgggtctttatttttcttagtaacggctaacaaccccatgaaatgactaaaacaagtgataatattagtaataaggattttattataattgttttccactttaatcttcatttgggtccatttgggtagatc from Crassostrea angulata isolate pt1a10 chromosome 7, ASM2561291v2, whole genome shotgun sequence includes:
- the LOC128155634 gene encoding uncharacterized protein LOC128155634, which encodes MAASAPKNSLGSPQEHIPTCDKHNLIIDIECEDCGEFICSKCAKTEHKDHDWNTITSAASLRRRQLKEYLCTIRETNVKEMDKKIQNAAKQTEANQNQCDFEVSKLQKHYDRVISKLNELKMSHEKTLRDNLRSNNFETSKEKEDLEMKKKQVLELLKFLEERHSTMSDFSLMDNLRNLASLTLIRDCNIQRGGHLLRYREGMIDEGSLESLMGQTFDLDSIAVEVIEKKSFQYGYKPIYVLEAITEDTYIVGELASEYMYIERVNLRNKEREKLNLNVNDVCVAENGDVYFTNERSKSIERLGTTGSVSTAFSTGPLIPEGICYSKEGGLLVTLRDSERDRYQLGPQNRRLVRHVTPNGDVIREYKYNADGRTRLFTVPYKVRQNYNTDICVVNWTSGDTSELVILTFSGALRSVYRGQDPTKICLLSDVVCDSHCNLLVSDVTYSSIHLLGPDGEFMKFLLTEKEVQHPMSVALYKSTLWVGDIDGRLSVFNYKS